A genomic region of Planococcus kocurii contains the following coding sequences:
- a CDS encoding TlpA family protein disulfide reductase has product MPKKIIGLLVLATMVVLVIIGAVKNNMAESEALDNMAIGSNVDFLPTDEGLAKGEKAPDFQLTTLDGQEVTLSDYQGQKVLLNFWATWCPPCRAEMPHMQSYFEEHAEEENVVILSVNLTTEDKGLEEIEEFVEEFGLEFAIPMDEKGDVGATYQAVSIPTSYMIDTKGRIQNKVVGPMDLPMMEKLVEAME; this is encoded by the coding sequence ATGCCTAAAAAAATAATCGGCTTATTGGTACTGGCCACTATGGTAGTACTCGTTATAATCGGGGCTGTTAAGAACAACATGGCGGAGTCCGAAGCGCTTGATAACATGGCAATCGGCAGTAACGTGGATTTTTTGCCAACAGATGAGGGCTTGGCTAAAGGAGAAAAAGCTCCAGATTTTCAATTGACTACATTAGATGGTCAAGAGGTGACGTTATCGGATTATCAAGGACAGAAAGTGTTATTGAATTTTTGGGCTACTTGGTGCCCTCCGTGCAGAGCTGAAATGCCGCATATGCAAAGTTATTTTGAAGAGCATGCTGAAGAGGAAAATGTAGTCATTTTGTCTGTCAATTTAACGACAGAAGACAAAGGCTTGGAGGAAATCGAAGAGTTTGTCGAAGAATTTGGGCTAGAGTTCGCCATTCCGATGGACGAAAAAGGCGATGTTGGTGCCACTTATCAAGCGGTGTCTATCCCGACATCGTATATGATTGATACTAAAGGACGTATTCAGAACAAAGTTGTAGGTCCAATGGATTTACCAATGATGGAGAAATTAGTGGAAGCAATGGAATAG
- a CDS encoding trans-sulfuration enzyme family protein encodes MTSIETKSVHTATMKERTIQSKVMPLYQTSAFSFSSLEELEGYYEGNGTYLYSRTANPNTDALGQTVADLEQAPKGVSASSGTSAILAGILSVVKSGDHVLAAQDVYGGTFHLLKEELVLMGIQVHFADFSDRSEIEGILIDFPEVKLLFSESITNPFLRLENMENLCQLKDHYGVRVMIDNTFATPYTMTPYLLGADLVAHSATKYLGGHSDVTSGVLVGDADLIGIAEKRVVNLGLNLSPFEAWLTIRGIKTLALRMKTQTANAGAIANFLTDKARVWYPGVGAIVSFELPETMDVSKFFSLLGWIKIVPTLAGVETTVSYPYGTSHRALSAEEKEKVGVTRQVIRLSAGIEGIKDILEQLDAAFG; translated from the coding sequence ATGACATCAATCGAAACAAAATCAGTGCATACCGCTACAATGAAGGAACGTACGATTCAATCGAAAGTTATGCCACTTTATCAAACTTCAGCGTTTTCTTTTTCATCTTTGGAAGAGCTTGAAGGTTATTACGAGGGCAATGGTACGTATTTGTATTCAAGAACAGCCAATCCCAACACTGATGCACTTGGTCAGACTGTAGCTGATTTAGAACAAGCACCTAAAGGAGTTTCGGCATCTTCTGGAACTTCAGCGATTCTAGCTGGAATCCTATCTGTAGTAAAATCGGGCGATCATGTTTTAGCTGCTCAGGATGTTTACGGCGGAACGTTTCATTTGTTAAAGGAAGAGTTAGTACTGATGGGAATCCAAGTTCATTTTGCGGACTTTTCGGATCGTAGTGAAATCGAAGGGATTTTAATTGATTTCCCTGAAGTCAAATTGCTATTTAGTGAATCGATTACTAATCCATTTTTGCGCTTAGAAAACATGGAGAATTTATGCCAATTAAAAGATCATTACGGAGTACGTGTTATGATTGATAATACGTTTGCTACACCTTACACAATGACTCCGTATTTACTTGGGGCAGATCTAGTAGCACATAGTGCGACAAAGTATCTAGGGGGTCATAGCGACGTTACATCTGGCGTTTTAGTTGGAGATGCAGACTTGATTGGCATTGCTGAAAAACGTGTGGTCAATTTAGGATTGAATTTAAGTCCATTTGAAGCATGGCTGACGATTCGCGGGATTAAAACCTTGGCGCTCCGAATGAAAACACAAACAGCAAACGCTGGGGCAATTGCTAATTTTTTAACAGATAAAGCACGCGTCTGGTATCCAGGAGTTGGAGCAATCGTTTCTTTTGAATTGCCGGAAACAATGGATGTGTCGAAGTTTTTTTCATTACTTGGCTGGATCAAAATAGTACCTACGTTAGCTGGCGTGGAAACGACTGTATCGTATCCTTATGGAACGTCGCATAGAGCACTTTCAGCTGAAGAAAAAGAGAAAGTCGGCGTGACACGCCAAGTAATTCGATTGTCTGCTGGAATTGAAGGCATTAAAGATATTTTGGAACAATTAGATGCCGCATTTGGTTAA
- a CDS encoding PDZ domain-containing protein translates to MDLMLAIGGFFINPVLYIALLAAVLLGYYRVKKERRIFRIRIVYGLTEFKRLLKDGWLYAVIFSVLFAGIGLVVPLDWLIALAIISILLMATSFYQAGSFVYLATAAVALSWLFQANSWTLNFGLFTFEGIAFDYQWLIPVALITGALVFAEGKMIDKAAAEAASPRLHKSGRGLKAAAYVSKRLWLLPILLVVPGTVIDTYAPYWPQLPIGETSFSFILFPFVFGFFGRSQRTLPVYLYPLVGKAVSTLGISIVVIGLVALLWQPLAVVALVVGVIGRIAISIHFVLRERGGNFAVTPQSQGVMIVDVLPGSPADKMGLLRGEVIRKVNGIAIANESELYEAIQVNAAHCRLEVLDHNLEVRLRQHVIFRHDHHRLGLLVVN, encoded by the coding sequence ATGGATTTAATGTTAGCGATTGGTGGATTTTTTATAAATCCGGTTTTATACATAGCATTGCTCGCTGCAGTGTTGTTGGGATATTATCGTGTAAAGAAAGAAAGAAGGATTTTTCGAATTCGAATTGTCTACGGATTAACTGAATTTAAACGATTATTGAAAGACGGTTGGTTATATGCAGTCATTTTTTCAGTCCTATTTGCAGGAATTGGGCTCGTCGTGCCACTGGATTGGCTAATTGCTTTAGCGATCATTTCTATTTTGTTAATGGCAACAAGCTTTTATCAAGCAGGCTCATTTGTTTATCTAGCTACAGCTGCTGTAGCACTCAGCTGGTTGTTTCAGGCTAATAGCTGGACGTTGAATTTTGGCTTATTTACATTCGAAGGAATTGCTTTTGACTACCAGTGGTTAATTCCTGTCGCACTCATTACGGGGGCATTGGTATTTGCTGAAGGGAAAATGATTGATAAAGCTGCTGCTGAAGCAGCATCGCCGAGGTTGCATAAATCTGGTCGCGGACTTAAAGCGGCAGCTTATGTTTCAAAAAGGTTGTGGCTATTGCCAATTCTATTAGTCGTGCCGGGTACGGTAATTGATACGTATGCACCATATTGGCCGCAATTGCCAATTGGTGAAACAAGTTTTTCATTCATTCTATTCCCGTTTGTTTTTGGATTTTTTGGTCGCTCACAACGGACATTGCCAGTTTACCTATACCCACTGGTCGGCAAAGCGGTTTCTACTTTAGGAATTAGCATTGTGGTGATTGGTTTGGTCGCATTATTGTGGCAGCCTCTAGCCGTAGTCGCATTAGTTGTAGGAGTGATTGGACGTATCGCGATCTCCATTCACTTTGTGTTAAGAGAGCGCGGTGGCAATTTTGCCGTGACACCGCAATCTCAAGGAGTCATGATTGTTGATGTGTTGCCGGGGTCTCCAGCTGACAAAATGGGCCTATTGCGCGGAGAAGTTATTCGTAAAGTAAATGGTATTGCCATTGCAAACGAATCGGAGCTGTATGAAGCGATTCAAGTTAATGCTGCTCATTGCCGTCTGGAAGTACTGGATCATAACTTGGAAGTGCGTTTACGCCAGCATGTTATTTTCCGTCACGATCACCACCGACTGGGATTATTAGTGGTCAATTAA
- a CDS encoding CsbA family protein, with translation MESMVTKFFLSLLVPGLLVILFTRVTFNHIVALILTVALMAAAVYAGYTHTWLLFIANAASLTAGFWYATNMFKRRKKAEAHENE, from the coding sequence ATGGAATCAATGGTAACGAAATTCTTTCTGTCTCTGCTCGTGCCAGGATTACTCGTCATCCTGTTTACGAGAGTGACATTTAATCACATTGTGGCATTAATTTTAACAGTGGCGCTTATGGCAGCAGCTGTTTATGCAGGATACACTCATACGTGGTTATTGTTTATCGCCAATGCGGCTTCTCTTACTGCCGGATTCTGGTATGCCACAAATATGTTTAAACGTAGAAAAAAAGCCGAAGCTCATGAAAATGAGTAA
- a CDS encoding AzlD domain-containing protein — protein MNSWYWWMILGMAVVTYIPRAIPLTFLEGRELPAAVQNVLRNIPYAVLGALIFPAIFFIQENVWFGIIGAIAAFGFAIAGANVMLVVLGSIAVLAVYSLFI, from the coding sequence ATGAATTCTTGGTATTGGTGGATGATCCTTGGCATGGCTGTCGTAACGTATATTCCTCGTGCCATTCCGCTAACTTTTCTAGAAGGCCGCGAGTTGCCTGCAGCCGTACAAAATGTGCTGCGCAATATTCCATATGCTGTTTTAGGCGCACTGATTTTTCCGGCAATATTTTTCATTCAAGAAAACGTTTGGTTTGGCATTATTGGTGCTATTGCAGCATTTGGCTTTGCCATTGCAGGTGCTAACGTTATGCTTGTCGTTCTTGGTTCTATTGCTGTGTTAGCAGTTTACAGTCTGTTTATCTGA